A DNA window from Solanum lycopersicum chromosome 3, SLM_r2.1 contains the following coding sequences:
- the LOC101250869 gene encoding homeobox-leucine zipper protein ATHB-40-like, with translation MTSSKVDDQMELISHFYPHIYAQLAQQQGETVKPRRRRKKNEIEGRNNTSEVVMKKRKLLSEEQVNLLERSFGDEHKLEMERKAKLASELGLDPHQVAVWFQNKRARWKNKKLEEEYSKLKTQHELTIIEKYRLESEVLKMKEQLFEAQKEIERLLLEHKSDISSNNSPTSSIFSMEQPHFDLGELILEGQLMDDNMLFNITLWDN, from the exons ATGACAAGCAGCAAGGTTGATGATCAAATGGAACTCATTTCTCACTTCTACCCTCATATTTACGCCCAATTAGCACAACAACAAG GAGAGACGGTGAAACCGCGaaggagaaggaagaagaacGAAATTGAAGGGAGAAACAACACTAGTGAGGTTGTGATGAAGAAGAGAAAGTTGCTTAGTGAAGAACAAGTTAATCTTCTTGAACGAAGTTTTGGGGACGAGCACAAGCTAGAGATGGAGAGGAAGGCCAAGCTTGCTTCTGAGCTTGGCCTTGATCCTCACCAAGTCGCGGTATGGTTCCAAAACAAGAGGGCTAGATGGAAGAACAAGAAACTTGAGGAGGAATACTCCAAGTTAAAGACTCAACATGAGCTTACCATCATTGAGAAATATCGACTTGAAAGTGAG GTGTTGAAAATGAAAGAGCAATTGTTTGAAGCACAAAAGGAGATAGAAAGGCTATTATTGGAACATAAAAGTGATATTTCAAGCAATAATAGCCCAACTTCATCAATATTCTCAATGGAGCAGCCACATTTTGATCTTGGAGAGTTAATATTGGAGGGGCAATTAATGGATgataatatgttatttaatataACTCTTTGGGACAATTAG
- the LOC101251449 gene encoding homeobox-leucine zipper protein ATHB-40-like has protein sequence MTHHQLDDHQMVMISQYHPGINTQLALDHQGEVKPSRRRKKNKGETSNNGVVRKRKLSQEQVNLLEHSFGDAHRLDMKTKAKLASELGLDLQQVAVWFQNKRARWKNKKLEDEYSKLKSQHEITIIEKCRLETQILKMKEQLSEAKKEIQRLLLDTNCARVSSNNNSPITTSSSIISMEQPYILENFGMEGILMDNNVYFGC, from the exons atgACTCATCACCAACTTGATGATCATCAAATGGTTATGATCTCTCAATACCATCCTGGTATCAACACCCAACTAGCACTAGATCATCAAG GAGAGGTGAAACCATCGCGGAGaaggaagaagaacaaaggTGAAACGAGCAACAATGGAGTAGTGAGGAAGAGGAAGCTTAGTCAAGAACAAGTTAATCTTCTTGAACATAGTTTTGGGGACGCGCACAGACTAGATATGAAGACCAAGGCCAAGCTTGCTTCTGAGCTTGGCCTTGACCTTCAACAAGTCGCGGTGTGGTTCCAAAACAAGAGGGCTAGATGGAAGAACAAAAAACTCGAGGATGAATATTCTAAGTTGAAGTCTCAACATGAGATTACCATAATTGAGAAATGTCGTCTTGAAACTCAG attttgaagatgaaagagcaattgagtgAAGCAAAAAAGGAGATACAAAGGCTATTATTGGATACTAATTGTGCTAGGGTTTCAAGCAATAATAATAGCCCAATTACTACTTCTTCATCAATAATTTCAATGGAGCAGCCATATATCTTGGAGAATTTTGGAATGGAGGGGATATTAATGGATAACAATGTATATTTTGGTTGTTGA
- the LOC101255068 gene encoding probable NAD(P)H dehydrogenase (quinone) FQR1-like 2: protein MGKGGGCVSSKNKTSKSSNSKKNSIDIPSSSTKNLKIFIVFYSMYGHVESLARRIKKGIETVEGVEGILYRAPETISEDVLMKIQAPLKDDTIPEISSPEDLIDADGFLFGFPTRFGCMAGQMKALFDSTGNLWKEQKLAGKPAGFFVSSGSQGGGQETTAWTAITQLAHHGMLFVPIGYTFGAGMFDMDTVRGGSPYGAGVFAGDGSREATEGELALAEYQGKYMATFVKKLVHA, encoded by the exons aTGGGAAAAGGTGGTGGATGTGTTTCTAGCAAAAACAAAACTTCCAAAtcttcaaattctaaaaaaaattccatcGATATTCCTTCATCGTCAACCAAAaaccttaaaatatttatcgtATTTTATTCGATGTATGGACACGTGGAGAGCTTAGCAAGAAGGATTAAGAAAGGAATAGAAACTGTGGAAGGTGTGGAAGGGATACTGTATAGAGCACCTGAAACGATATCGGAAGATGTCCTTATGAAAATTCAGGCCCCACTTAAGGATGACACGATTCCCGAGATATCATCACCGGAAGATCTTATTGATGCTGATGGGTTCTTGTTTGGGTTTCCCACCAG GTTTGGTTGCATGGCGGGTCAGATGAAGGCATTGTTTGATTCAACTGGGAATTTGTGGAAGGAGCAAAAGCTTGCTGGAAAGCCTGCTGGTTTTTTTGTGAGTAGTGGTAGTCAAGGAGGTGGACAAGAGACCACCGC TTGGACAGCAATAACTCAACTAGCACACCATGGAATGCTCTTTGTTCCAATTGGCTACACTTTTGGAGCCGGCATGTTCGACATGGACACGGTCCGAGGAGGTTCACCGTATGGGGCCGGGGTCTTCGCTGGAGATGGTTCGAGAGAAGCTACCGAAGGAGAGTTAGCGCTCGCAGAATATCAAGGCAAATATATGGCTACATTTGTTAAGAAATTGGTTCATGCTTGA
- the LOC101251158 gene encoding homeobox-leucine zipper protein ATHB-40-like, translating to MEKGLSMKGNKVDDQMELISHFYPQIYSQLAQQQEETVKPRRRRRKNKDEGRDNTSEVLMRKRKLLSEEQVNLLERSFGDQHKLETERKAKLASEVGLDPHQVAVWFQNRRARWKNRKLEEEYSKLKTQHEDTIIEKCRLETEVLKMKEQLCEAKKEIERLLLEHKSDISSNNSPTSSIFSMEQSHFNLGEFGMEEQLMDDNMFFVADYQSNYVTLWDNELEWI from the exons ATGGAAAAGGGATTAAGTATGAAAGGCAACAAGGTTGATGATCAAATGGAACTCATCTCTCacttctatcctcaaatttacTCCCAACTAGCACAACAACAAG AAGAGACGGTGAAACCGCGAAGGAGAAGGAGGAAGAACAAAGATGAAGGGAGAGACAACACTAGCGAAGTTTTGATGAGGAAGAGGAAGTTGCTAAGTGAAGAACAAGTTAATCTTCTTGAACGAAGTTTCGGGGACCAACACAAGCTAGAGACGGAGAGGAAGGCCAAGCTTGCTTCTGAGGTTGGCCTTGATCCACATCAAGTCGCGGTGTGGTTCCAAAACAGGAGGGCTAGATGGAAGAACAGGAAACTCGAGGAGGAATACTCCAAGTTAAAAACTCAACATGAGGATACCATCATTGAGAAATGTCGTCTTGAAACTGAG GTGTTAAAGATGAAAGAGCAATTGTGCGAAGCGAAAAAGGAGATAGAAAGGCTATTATTGGAACATAAAAGTGATATTTCAAGCAATAATAGCCCAACTTCATCAATATTCTCAATGGAACAATCACATTTTAATCTTGGGGAGTTTGGAATGGAAGAGCAATTAATGGATGATAATATGTTCTTTGTTGCTGATTATCAAAGCAATTATGTGACTCTTTGGGATAATGAGCTAGAATGGatttaa